GTGGTGTTGAATCCGTTGTCGCGGAGTAATCTGACCTGACGGCGTATGCCAGCCTCGATGTACGTCGTGTACCAAAGCGAAAATGGGCTCGGCACGTTCGCCTGCCCATTTCGCTGCCGCGCTGGTCTCCGGTTCACAGCCTATCCAACCAGTCTGGGTTTGTCAAGTATACAATTCCCAACCCAAGAGCTCAGGGTGCCAACCACCCACCTGCGGTGATGTTGGCGCAGCACATTGGGCTCGGCGCCCGGTCCTCTCTGTCAACTCCGCCAGTTCTCGACGTTGCTTGTTCTTCGCGGCCGGACCGGGTAGCATCGAGTCCGAAAGCGGAAGCCGCACGGCGGGGGAAAAGGGCATGCTCTTCGAGAGGCTGTGGGAGCAGGTCAAGGGCGCCGAGCGGACAGGAGCGCTCACAGTCGAGGAAGCGCTGGACTGCGCAACGCGACTGCCGCAGGCGCTGTTCTGCTCGATGATGGAGTGTCTGGCGGACAACGGTGAAGACCCGACGCTCATCATCGTACAGGTCGCCCGGCTGCACGACGTCACTTTGAAGCGCCTTCGCCAGATCGCCCGCACGCTCCGCGCGCGTCGATGCCAGGGGGTCCACTGACGGCCGGCGGCTTTGCTCTTGCGGACTGATGTCGGTTCATCTAAAATTATAGATGTCCTGACATCGGTCCATGGAGGTCCGGCATGCGGGGACGGTCGCGGGAGCGCGCCGAGCGGCAACCCGGCGACGCGCGGGCGCGGGGCGAGGCGAAGATGGGCATCCACGTTCCAAAGGAATTGCATCGCAAGTTTCGGGCCCGGCTGATCCTCGAGGGGCGGCTGATGCAGGATGTGATCCGGCATTGGGTGGACGAGGAAGTGTCGTCGCATCGGACCCGGCAGCCTGCCACAGGCGGGCTCCGGTTCTTCAAAGGCGTCGATCGGAGCACGCTGGCCGCGATCGCCGTGCCGATCGAGCAAGACAAGATTCGCCGCCTGAAGAGCAAGCTATTAATGGAAGGTCGCAACATCTCCCAATGGGGCACCGAACGAATGGAGCAGTTTCTCAGAGAACGCGGCTGAGACTGTTGGCCGCTTGCCTCGGCGTCGCTTGTGCGGCGGCCGGGGTTGTGGCATACGGCAGCGCGGTCTCCGCCGCGGCCGGTCCGGCCGCGCTGACCGTCTACGCGCACGAACGAACGATCCGCACTTCCCTCCATCTCCAACCGGGATTTGCGACGATCGTGCGCGCGGACCGACGGATCGACACGGTCGCCGTCGGCGATCCGCGGCTGGTAAGTGCCGCGCCGGTGCACCGGGGCGCCGACGTGTTCGACGTAGTGCTGCAACCGCAGACCGACGCTGGAACGACCAATATGGTGATCTGGCTCGGCGACATCACGACTGTGTGGAATCTCGAGATCGGTCCGGGGCCCCGTACGGCGGACGTCGTGTTTGTAGTCACGCAGGCGCACACGGGTGCGGCCCCCGCTGTGCCACCCGCGTCCGCCGTCCACGGGACAACCGGCGCGGTGCCTCAGAATCCGGCACACACCGTCGCAGCAGCGGCCCCATCCCCTCCGGCCCCATCCCCTCCGGCCCTGTCCCCTCCAGCACCCGCCTCTCCGGCGCCAACCGCCGCAGCGCCGCCGGTACCGACGATTCAGCTCCGGCAGTCGGTCGGACCGGTACGCGCCGTGTTCACGGCCTCCCGTACCCCGAACGGCATCCTGTTCCGCTATGAGATCGCGAACGGCGGCGACGCCGACCTCGTGATCCGGCCCACGACGATCCTCGTGCGGGCGGACGGGCGCCCCGCGGCCTATGGGATGGCGCGCGACAGCGTGGATCGCAGGCGGCCCGATGTCGTACCGCGGGGCGCGACGGAGACCGGCGTCATCGACGTCGCGCTCCCGGCGGCGCGGCAGGTCGAATTGGTCCTTTCCCTCCTCCCCGTCCCGGCGGCGTCATCCGGACCGTCCAACTCCGCCCAGGCTCCGCCGGCGGCCCGAGCCGGCACGACGCCGTCCACCCCGGTGCCCATCGTGCTCCAATGGACCTTCAGCGGCCTCGACCGGCTGCCCGTCACGTCCGCACCCTGAGATCTGCTCGGACCCGGCGTGCGCGACATTGACGCTTTGCTGGCGCTCATCCCGCGATGGATCGCGGCGGGCGTGACGCCGCGCGATCCGGCGGACCTCGAGGAGATCGTCGTCGACCTCGGACGGCCGCCCGCGCTGCGGTTCATCAATGGGGAGCCGGGGCCGCGTGCATCGCGCGAAGTCACGTCGGAGGACCTGCTGTACGTGATCGCCCGTGTGACGAGGTTTCGCGAAGACAACCGCGCGGGGATCGAGCGAACGCTGCACCGCATCGCCTGCGTGCGGGACCGGTATCACGAGATCGTGGGCTTCACGTTCCGAGTGGGGCGGACCGTCGACGGAGCGGCGGACCCGATCGCGGATCTACTCGCCGAAGGGCACCACGTGTTGCTGATCGGACCTCCGGGCGTCGGCAAGACCACGGTGCTGCGCGGGGCCGCGGCTCTGCTGGCCGACCGCATCGGCCGCCGCGTTGTCATCGCGGACACGAGCAACGAAATCGGCGGCGACGGGCGGGTGCCTCATGCCGCGATCGGCGGTGCGCGCCGGCTCCAGGTGCCGCTGTTCGATCCGTCCCGCCCGACAACGCCAGGAGACCGGCAGGCGCAGCTCGTCCTCCAGGCGGTCGTCAGCCACGGCGCCGAATCGCTGATCGTCGACGAAATCGGATTCGAGGCGGATGCCCGCGTCGCGCGCACGATGGCCCGCCGCGGTGTGCAGCTCGTCGCAACGGCGCACGGCCGCCGCCTGCAGGATGTCGTGCTCAATCCCGACCTCGCCTGTCTCATCGGGTCCCCGCGTCCGGTCCTGCTGTCGCCCGAGGAGCGCGCCCGGTTGGACGCGGACCGCCACACCATTCTCGAACGAACGGAACCGCCGGCGTTCGACCGTGTCGTCGAGCTCGCGCGCCGTGATCTGTTCGTGATTCATCACGACGTCGCCGCGTCGGTCGACGCCATCCTGCGCGATCTCACGCCGTCCGTCGAGGTCCGCCGGCCTCGGCGCGCGGCGGCGCCGGAGGAACCGCCGGACGCCGCGCCCAATGCACCGCCGTGGAACGCGGGGTCGTGAAGTGGTTCGACAGCCGGATGGGCTACGGGTTCGTGATCGACGCCGAAGGGCGGGACGTGTTCGTGCACCGGCGCGTCCTGCGGCGCGCCGGCCGGCGGCGGCTCGAACCGGGTGAACCCGTGGAATATGAAGCCGACGTCACGCCGCGCGGCGTGAAGATTACGCGTCTGGCCGTCGGTGAGGCCCCCCGGAAGCCGGCGTAGCCGGTGCTGCGGGAGCGTGCGATGTGGCCGCGCCGTTCGGCGGAGGGGCCGGCGCCGGAGAGGCCTTGCGCACCGCCGGGAACGCGATGACGCCGGTCTGGCGCACGGCGGTCTGCGCCTTGCGCTGGGGCACCCGCGGGTGGTTGGCGATGTTCAGGTCGAGGTTCTTGCCGCAGACGCAGGTGATCTTGGACACCTGGCTGGCGTCGATCCACGCGTTGCCCGAGGCCTCGGCGTGCTGCCGCGCGGCCTCGATGGCGCCCGACGCCTGTTCTTCGGCGTCTTCGCGCTGTCCCTGGGCCGGCGTCCCGTTCCCGTAGACGGAATAAATGAACGTCTTGGGATAGTAGATGCTGTATTTCTTTCCACACCGGCCGCACGGAAACGTGAAGATCAAGGCCACGAAGACTCACCTCGCATCCATTCTAGCATAGCCTGAAACACGCGGCGGCGATCCCGCGATAGGGGCCGCGGGGAGGCGGGGAATCTACGGGTAGAGGCGGCCCAGGAAAGCGCCGCCTCGCTGTGATAGCATACGCTCACCACGATAGTGCGGGAGGCGGCAGGCGATGGACGGGCGAACGGCACGGACGCTCGCGCTCGGGATCGCGATCGGCACGGTGGGAACGGTGCTTGCGTTGGGCGCCGGCGCGATGACGTGGACGCGGCATCACGGCGGCGTGCAGAGCCGCATCGAGATCGTCGTCCGGCCGGCGCAGGGCGCGCCCATCAATCCGCGCGAGTTCTTCCCGCTCCCCAACCAGCCCGGCAACAACCCCGCGCAGGCGCCCTTCCCAGGGTCCGGCGCGCAGCAGAACTGCGATCGGATCCTGTTTTTCTACCAGGGCCGTCTCTATCAGCTGCGTCCGGGGCCGGCGCCCCGCAACGGCGGCAATCCGGAGTTCTTCTTCATGCAGCCGTACGACGGGCCGCAGATTCCGGGGTTCCCGCAGATGGGCCCCGGGAGCGGACCCGATCCGAACCAGCTGCCGATCCTGAAGTTCTAGCGGGGTAGTGCACGGAGCCCGAGGTACCGCCGGGCTCCGCGAACATGCAGACATGACGTGGCGGCCGCGGGTACTTACCCCGCGGCCGCCACCGCTATCGTCGGATCGTGCTTCGAACGCTACAGCGCGCTAGTGCCCCTGCTCGCCCGGATCGCCGTCAGGCCACTGAACGTCCTGGCCCTTCTTCGCCTTGCGGTGCCCCGGCGGGACCCACTGATCGTTGTTCACGGGCGCCGGGCCCGCTTCGCCGGGCCGTCCCTGCGTAGGCTGCAACACCTGAGGCAGGTTGAGCAGAATGTTGGTGATTGCCCCGGCGTTGACCGGACTCGCCGCCGGTACGGGCCCGGCAGCCGCGGGGGCGGAAGTCGGAGCCGCGGGACGTGCGACCGGTGCGGCATGCGTTACCGCGGGACGCGCGACCGGCGTTGTCGGACCTGCCGGCGCCACGGCATGTGAGACTGCCGGAGCGGAGGCCGGCGCGGGAGCGGCCGCGGGTGCGGTGCGCACCGGCGTCGGTACCGCGGCCGGCGTCGTGTTTGCCGGACCCGGATCGGCGATCACGGACACCGGCGTCTGGGTTTGCGTTTGGCGCAGTCCGAGCATTGCCTGGCCCGAAGGCGTGGCCATGCCCGTCACGGCGAGAATTGTCAACACACCAAGACCCGTTGTCAGGGCTTTCATCATAGCCATGTCACCTCAATTACCGGTTACCCACCATACGTTCGGGGCAAACCCAAGGTTCCCCCGCCTAGCGGTCCCGCGTCAGGCGGGCGTGCGGCCGCACGTCGACATTGACGAGCGAGCGCGGCCACTCTCCCTGCGCAACCCGCGCGACCTCTTCGGCGACGGACCGCTTGAGGGCCCGCCGAGCCTCTTCACTATACCATGCCACATGCGGTGTCAAGATCGTGTTCGGCGCCTCGCGCAGCGGATGATCGGCGGGCAGCGGCTCGCCTTCGAAGACGTCGAGGCCGGCGCCGCCAAGGCGGCCTTCGCGCAGGGCCCGCGCGAGGGCCGCTGTGTCGATCACCGCCCCCCGGGACGTGTTGACGACGATCGCGCCGGACTTGAGCAGGCTGATCTCCTCCTCCCCGAGCAGGTGGCGCGTCTCGGTGTGGAGCGGCGCGTGAAACGACACGACGTCCGACTGGCGCAGAAGCGTCCCGTAATCGACGAGCGT
The bacterium DNA segment above includes these coding regions:
- a CDS encoding cold shock domain-containing protein, translating into MKWFDSRMGYGFVIDAEGRDVFVHRRVLRRAGRRRLEPGEPVEYEADVTPRGVKITRLAVGEAPRKPA
- a CDS encoding pilus assembly protein N-terminal domain-containing protein, producing the protein MAYGSAVSAAAGPAALTVYAHERTIRTSLHLQPGFATIVRADRRIDTVAVGDPRLVSAAPVHRGADVFDVVLQPQTDAGTTNMVIWLGDITTVWNLEIGPGPRTADVVFVVTQAHTGAAPAVPPASAVHGTTGAVPQNPAHTVAAAAPSPPAPSPPALSPPAPASPAPTAAAPPVPTIQLRQSVGPVRAVFTASRTPNGILFRYEIANGGDADLVIRPTTILVRADGRPAAYGMARDSVDRRRPDVVPRGATETGVIDVALPAARQVELVLSLLPVPAASSGPSNSAQAPPAARAGTTPSTPVPIVLQWTFSGLDRLPVTSAP